A genomic window from Flavobacterium sp. I3-2 includes:
- a CDS encoding four helix bundle protein, with translation MSWQKSRSLNKRIYEITSKEKFKMDFELTRQLRRASISITSNIAEGFERNTDKEFIYFLYVAKESSAEIRSQLYLALDLEYITIHEHKELFSEVSEITKLISGLIKYLEKNQKS, from the coding sequence ATTTCTTGGCAAAAATCAAGATCGTTAAATAAACGAATCTACGAAATTACAAGTAAAGAAAAATTCAAAATGGATTTTGAACTTACTAGACAATTAAGAAGAGCTTCTATTTCGATAACATCTAATATAGCAGAAGGTTTCGAGAGAAATACAGACAAAGAATTCATTTATTTCTTATATGTTGCAAAAGAATCTTCAGCAGAGATTAGATCACAATTATATTTAGCACTTGATTTAGAATACATAACAATTCATGAACATAAAGAATTATTTTCAGAGGTATCAGAAATAACAAAATTAATAAGTGGACTTATAAAATATTTAGAAAAAAATCAAAAGTCGTAA